A DNA window from Pontimonas salivibrio contains the following coding sequences:
- a CDS encoding GNAT family N-acetyltransferase, with the protein MNLRWENKALEQCTPGEVLAFSKLRTDVFFLEQHITEEEIDRFDFDPQTRHIWCVEDDRVIGYVRVVHNDEPATEDLGVTTSIGRLVVDAHYRGAGIARGLMTRAIDHVDPSPVVLHAQTYIQDFYASLGFEPFGDVFDEAGIDHVRMIRPARQTPQ; encoded by the coding sequence GTGAATCTTCGCTGGGAAAACAAGGCTCTTGAGCAGTGCACACCCGGGGAAGTGTTGGCGTTTTCGAAGCTTCGCACTGATGTGTTTTTCCTGGAGCAACACATCACGGAAGAAGAAATTGACCGTTTTGATTTTGACCCCCAGACTCGGCACATCTGGTGTGTCGAGGATGACCGGGTAATTGGTTATGTCCGTGTGGTTCACAATGACGAACCTGCCACCGAAGATTTGGGTGTGACGACCAGCATTGGTCGCCTTGTGGTGGATGCTCACTACCGTGGTGCCGGTATTGCCCGTGGGCTCATGACTCGAGCAATCGACCATGTTGACCCCTCCCCGGTGGTCCTCCACGCCCAGACCTATATTCAAGACTTTTACGCCTCACTCGGGTTCGAGCCTTTCGGCGACGTGTTTGATGAGGCAGGCATCGACCACGTTCGAATGATTCGACCAGCCAGGCAAACCCCCCAATGA
- a CDS encoding HtaA domain-containing protein, producing the protein MIKRVGVFLGAVLLTGITGLTSPLSPAHAQGGGSDVTTLDSASSCEVRSWEVLWGVKESFRSYLSGSLANGEWNVSGDVTYSTPLFTIRGSDGVLAPDVSSGDLATTGSIGFFGHEGLLDQTLSTPRLVINGDEVDVVFDISGDTQEGRTVSAQNVSFVSVDAAGAVVDSEAGTWSVNSAPTVLTAEGAEAFGTYPAGEAFDPIDIRVQVDPGCLQPPLSTPWFFGLALGSVVTVSLAIVLVRRWRGRERPTPEVS; encoded by the coding sequence ATGATCAAGCGCGTGGGGGTGTTTCTGGGCGCGGTGTTACTCACTGGCATCACTGGCCTCACCTCCCCATTGAGCCCCGCACATGCGCAGGGCGGAGGCTCCGATGTCACAACGCTGGATTCGGCGTCTTCGTGCGAGGTGCGCTCCTGGGAGGTGTTGTGGGGGGTGAAGGAATCTTTCCGCTCGTATCTTTCTGGGTCGTTAGCCAACGGCGAGTGGAATGTGAGTGGTGATGTGACCTACAGCACACCGTTGTTTACGATTCGCGGCTCAGACGGTGTCCTTGCACCCGACGTGAGCTCGGGTGATTTGGCCACCACCGGTTCGATTGGATTTTTTGGTCACGAAGGCCTGCTCGATCAAACCCTTTCCACACCGCGACTGGTCATTAACGGCGACGAGGTGGACGTGGTGTTTGACATCAGCGGCGACACTCAAGAGGGGCGCACGGTCAGTGCGCAAAATGTGTCGTTTGTCAGCGTTGATGCCGCGGGTGCTGTTGTGGATTCGGAGGCTGGCACCTGGAGTGTTAATTCGGCACCCACGGTGTTGACCGCCGAGGGCGCCGAAGCGTTTGGTACCTACCCCGCCGGTGAAGCGTTTGACCCCATTGACATTCGAGTACAGGTCGATCCAGGGTGTCTGCAACCGCCATTATCGACACCGTGGTTTTTTGGTTTAGCCCTCGGCTCCGTGGTTACCGTGTCGCTGGCGATTGTGCTGGTGCGTAGATGGCGCGGGCGAGAGCGTCCAACACCAGAGGTGTCCTAG
- a CDS encoding heme/hemin ABC transporter substrate-binding protein, whose protein sequence is MSALFPLPKALIGLTGALSLLVSLGGCQPGSYSSDDYSPQLAGDRPALSDIDWLTDPKSWEGPSTALLSSDAVTPITNTPPEPDLPRTVTSRDLAGDVEVTVERVERIIAVDLAGSLAQTVVGLGYGDRLVGRDISTQIPGLEDLPVVTGTGHAISPEAVLELRPDLILTDGTVGPIDVMLQLREAGIPVVFIRVAPGLDQPALQAHAVSTVLGQPELGARLGERINEEIDRVVATIADNTPADPSDRLRMVFLYLRGANGIYYLFGEESGAGELITALGGIDVAGEIGWEGLRPVTDEALVAANPDLILVMSTGLTSVGGVEELVTVKPAIGLTTAGQNLRFVDMADNLVLGFGPRTPLVLDALARAIYAPAQSPATR, encoded by the coding sequence GTGTCCGCACTTTTTCCCCTACCCAAAGCGCTCATCGGATTGACCGGTGCCCTGTCGCTCCTTGTGAGCCTCGGTGGCTGCCAACCCGGCTCCTACTCCTCAGACGACTACAGCCCACAGCTGGCCGGGGACCGGCCTGCACTATCCGACATTGACTGGTTGACTGACCCGAAAAGTTGGGAGGGCCCTTCCACTGCCCTGCTCTCTTCAGACGCCGTCACACCCATCACGAACACCCCTCCCGAACCTGATCTGCCTCGCACCGTCACTTCACGAGATCTTGCGGGTGATGTCGAAGTCACTGTGGAACGGGTCGAGCGGATCATCGCGGTCGATCTGGCCGGATCGCTCGCCCAGACCGTGGTCGGTTTGGGCTACGGCGATCGCCTGGTCGGTCGCGACATTTCGACGCAGATTCCCGGCCTCGAAGACTTACCGGTCGTGACCGGCACCGGTCACGCTATTTCCCCGGAAGCCGTCTTGGAGTTACGCCCAGACCTCATCCTCACCGATGGCACCGTGGGGCCAATCGACGTGATGCTCCAACTGCGAGAAGCAGGAATCCCGGTGGTGTTTATTCGAGTGGCACCCGGATTAGACCAACCCGCCCTTCAAGCACACGCCGTGTCGACTGTGTTGGGTCAACCGGAGCTCGGAGCGCGCCTCGGCGAGCGCATCAACGAAGAAATTGATCGGGTTGTCGCCACCATTGCCGACAACACCCCCGCCGATCCCTCAGATCGGCTTCGCATGGTGTTTCTCTATTTGCGCGGAGCAAATGGCATCTATTACCTCTTTGGTGAGGAGTCGGGTGCCGGTGAGCTCATTACGGCGCTGGGGGGAATCGATGTGGCCGGGGAAATTGGTTGGGAAGGGTTGCGCCCGGTCACCGATGAAGCCTTGGTGGCGGCAAACCCAGACCTCATTTTGGTAATGAGTACGGGTCTCACCAGCGTGGGCGGTGTCGAAGAACTGGTCACCGTGAAACCCGCCATTGGGCTCACGACCGCCGGCCAAAACCTCCGGTTTGTCGACATGGCGGACAACCTGGTGCTCGGTTTTGGCCCTAGGACACCTCTGGTGTTGGACGCTCTCGCCCGCGCCATCTACGCACCAGCACAATCGCCAGCGACACGGTAA
- a CDS encoding DUF3263 domain-containing protein gives MSPFAAGAVPPHDSDHTSSSALSDDDISLLECEREVWGAGAMKEQVVFERFGLSLPVYYQRLYRVCHSQAALEYDSALVHHILDTADQVTTQRLAKTLRREGR, from the coding sequence ATGAGCCCCTTTGCTGCGGGAGCCGTGCCTCCCCATGATTCTGACCACACATCATCGTCGGCGCTGTCCGACGATGACATTTCCCTGCTCGAGTGTGAGCGGGAGGTGTGGGGCGCGGGGGCGATGAAAGAACAGGTCGTTTTTGAGCGTTTTGGCTTGAGTCTTCCCGTGTACTACCAGCGTCTTTACCGGGTGTGTCACAGTCAGGCGGCTTTGGAATACGATTCGGCTTTGGTGCACCACATTCTTGACACCGCTGATCAGGTCACCACCCAGCGGTTGGCAAAAACGCTTCGAAGGGAAGGTCGCTAA
- a CDS encoding LytR C-terminal domain-containing protein: MAKGSRFLPDRFDDVPLEKGYVGLRRLKRPKSFWLIPAGIVLGVSAVVAVVGIILVDQADNYLELDPEEIAIAEQEPEPEPAPEPEPEPEPEPVEPIVNPSADEIEGITLTVLNGTDTAGLASGAGERLSDEGWPDQTLTNADSQDVETSLVAYQQEDDEALALGVAQILGIDEVVLTDNYPGANITVLLGADYSTD; the protein is encoded by the coding sequence ATGGCGAAGGGTTCGAGGTTTTTGCCCGATCGTTTTGATGACGTTCCCCTCGAAAAGGGTTACGTCGGTTTGCGTCGCCTGAAACGGCCAAAAAGCTTTTGGTTGATTCCTGCGGGAATCGTGTTGGGTGTGAGTGCCGTGGTGGCTGTGGTGGGCATCATTCTGGTTGATCAAGCGGACAACTATTTAGAGCTCGACCCAGAAGAAATCGCCATCGCCGAGCAGGAACCAGAACCCGAACCGGCACCAGAGCCAGAGCCAGAACCCGAACCTGAGCCGGTCGAGCCGATTGTGAACCCCTCGGCCGATGAGATCGAAGGCATTACCCTCACGGTGTTGAACGGGACCGACACGGCAGGTTTGGCCTCCGGAGCGGGCGAGCGTTTAAGCGATGAGGGCTGGCCGGATCAGACCCTCACGAACGCAGATTCGCAAGACGTCGAGACCAGCCTGGTGGCCTACCAGCAAGAAGACGACGAAGCGTTAGCCCTTGGGGTGGCACAAATTCTGGGCATTGATGAGGTAGTCCTTACCGACAACTATCCCGGTGCCAATATCACCGTGTTGTTGGGTGCCGACTATTCCACGGATTAA
- a CDS encoding DUF3048 domain-containing protein has protein sequence MRAIRAATSVLAVTLLLAGCQSGAGSDGGDATDESAPIDNSESPSIEIDADLWPLTGLPLDGGDSSLPSLAAKIDNAPAARPQVGLDQADIVFEELVEGGLTRYVAVWHSTLPAEVGPVRSVRPMDPDIVSPFGGIIAYSGGQQRFVEAMLDAPVASAINGQSDVEDFFYRSSDKIAPHNVIVRAPELVSYFQDRSGPPPQFNYSTQVDESSAATDGVAANLVRVFFSGSSFPTWEYDAERGSYLRHQTNGAPDNALSGEQISAENVVVLEVDIQVIQDIPTTRMVDSGEGVVATGGGVLEVRWSKAAPEAPIELTDTSGARVLLAPGQTWVELIPAEGSGVPAGQVELE, from the coding sequence ATGAGAGCGATTCGAGCGGCCACTTCAGTTCTCGCTGTGACCCTGCTCCTGGCGGGCTGCCAAAGCGGTGCGGGTTCAGACGGTGGCGATGCCACCGATGAGTCGGCGCCGATTGACAACTCGGAATCGCCATCGATCGAAATCGATGCAGACCTCTGGCCACTGACCGGTCTTCCCTTGGATGGCGGCGATTCGAGCCTGCCTTCGCTTGCCGCAAAGATTGATAATGCTCCGGCGGCGAGGCCCCAAGTGGGTCTGGATCAGGCCGACATTGTTTTTGAGGAACTGGTCGAAGGTGGCCTGACTCGTTATGTGGCCGTATGGCATTCGACGCTTCCCGCCGAGGTGGGTCCGGTGCGCTCTGTCCGTCCCATGGATCCCGACATTGTGAGCCCCTTTGGCGGAATCATTGCCTACTCGGGCGGTCAACAGCGGTTTGTGGAGGCGATGCTTGATGCGCCAGTCGCCAGTGCCATCAATGGCCAAAGCGATGTGGAGGATTTTTTTTACCGCAGTAGCGACAAAATCGCTCCGCATAATGTGATTGTCCGAGCCCCCGAACTGGTGTCCTATTTCCAGGACCGTTCGGGACCCCCACCGCAGTTCAACTATTCGACCCAAGTGGACGAGTCGAGTGCGGCAACTGACGGAGTGGCGGCCAACCTGGTGCGCGTCTTCTTCAGCGGTTCGTCCTTTCCCACTTGGGAGTATGACGCCGAGCGGGGGTCTTACCTGCGTCACCAAACCAACGGTGCACCAGACAATGCCCTCTCGGGTGAACAGATTTCCGCGGAAAACGTCGTCGTGCTTGAAGTCGATATTCAAGTGATTCAAGACATTCCGACTACTCGAATGGTCGACTCCGGAGAGGGTGTTGTTGCCACCGGCGGTGGTGTCTTAGAGGTGCGCTGGTCGAAGGCTGCCCCCGAGGCACCGATTGAGTTGACCGACACGTCTGGCGCTCGAGTCCTCCTCGCCCCCGGGCAAACGTGGGTGGAGTTGATTCCTGCCGAAGGTTCCGGAGTGCCGGCAGGCCAGGTGGAGCTGGAGTAA
- the groL gene encoding chaperonin GroEL (60 kDa chaperone family; promotes refolding of misfolded polypeptides especially under stressful conditions; forms two stacked rings of heptamers to form a barrel-shaped 14mer; ends can be capped by GroES; misfolded proteins enter the barrel where they are refolded when GroES binds), which yields MAKLIAFDEEARRGLERGLNVLADAVKVTLGPRGRNVVLEKKWGAPTITNDGVSIAKEIDLEDPFEKIGAELVKEVAKKTDDVAGDGTTTSVVLAQAMVREGLRNVAAGADPIALKRGMEKAVNAVSDRLLSTAKEVETKAEIAATASISAADPAIGDLIAEAIDKVGKEGVVTVEESNTFGTTLELTEGMRFDKGYLSAYMVTDAERQEAVFEDPYILIVNSKISAIKDLLPVVDQVIQSGKQLLIIAEDVEGEALATLVVNKIRGIFKSVAVKAPGFGDRRKAMLQDIAILTGGQVISEEVGLKLEGATLDLLGRARKVVVTKDETTIVEGAGDSEAIAGRVKQIRQEIENSDSDYDREKLQERLAKLAGGVAVIKAGAATEVELKERKHRIEDAVRNAKAAVEEGIVAGGGVALIQAAAVALDKLKVDGEENTGVNIVRQAIEQPLRQIAFNAGHEPGVVVEHVRGLKDGHGLNAATGEYGDMLAAGIADPVKVTRSALLNAASIAGLFLTTEAVVAEKPEPASAAPAGDPTGGMDF from the coding sequence ATGGCAAAACTAATTGCTTTCGATGAAGAGGCCCGTCGCGGTCTCGAGCGTGGACTCAACGTCCTCGCCGATGCCGTCAAGGTCACGCTAGGACCCCGCGGTCGCAACGTAGTGCTGGAAAAGAAGTGGGGCGCCCCCACCATCACCAACGATGGTGTGTCGATCGCGAAAGAAATCGACCTCGAGGACCCCTTCGAAAAAATCGGTGCCGAGCTCGTCAAAGAGGTCGCCAAGAAGACTGACGATGTTGCCGGTGACGGCACCACTACGTCGGTCGTTCTCGCTCAGGCCATGGTTCGCGAAGGACTGCGCAACGTCGCAGCCGGCGCTGACCCCATTGCCCTAAAGCGCGGAATGGAAAAGGCCGTCAATGCCGTATCCGACCGTCTGCTCTCCACCGCCAAAGAGGTCGAAACCAAGGCCGAAATCGCTGCCACCGCATCGATTTCCGCTGCGGATCCCGCCATTGGTGACCTGATTGCGGAAGCAATCGACAAGGTCGGGAAAGAAGGTGTGGTCACTGTTGAAGAGTCCAACACTTTCGGCACCACCCTGGAACTCACCGAAGGTATGCGCTTTGACAAGGGTTACCTCTCCGCCTACATGGTGACCGACGCTGAGCGTCAGGAAGCGGTCTTCGAAGACCCCTACATCCTGATCGTGAACTCGAAGATCTCGGCCATTAAGGATCTGCTTCCTGTGGTTGACCAGGTCATCCAGTCGGGCAAGCAACTGCTGATTATCGCCGAAGACGTTGAGGGCGAAGCACTCGCCACCCTCGTGGTGAACAAGATCCGTGGAATCTTCAAGTCGGTTGCCGTGAAGGCTCCCGGTTTTGGTGACCGTCGCAAGGCTATGCTGCAAGACATCGCCATCCTCACCGGTGGTCAGGTCATCAGCGAAGAGGTCGGCCTGAAGCTCGAGGGCGCAACCCTCGACCTGCTCGGTCGCGCACGCAAGGTGGTTGTCACCAAAGACGAGACCACCATTGTGGAAGGTGCCGGAGATTCTGAAGCAATCGCTGGTCGCGTGAAGCAGATCCGCCAAGAAATCGAAAACTCTGACAGCGACTACGACCGTGAGAAGCTCCAGGAGCGTCTCGCCAAGCTTGCCGGTGGCGTTGCCGTTATCAAGGCTGGTGCGGCCACTGAGGTTGAGCTGAAAGAGCGCAAGCACCGCATCGAAGATGCTGTGCGTAACGCCAAGGCTGCTGTTGAAGAAGGAATCGTCGCCGGTGGGGGCGTGGCCCTCATTCAGGCTGCCGCTGTTGCTCTGGACAAGCTCAAGGTCGATGGTGAAGAAAACACTGGTGTGAACATTGTGCGCCAGGCCATCGAGCAGCCACTGCGTCAGATCGCTTTCAACGCTGGCCACGAGCCCGGCGTTGTGGTCGAGCACGTGCGCGGACTGAAAGACGGTCACGGCCTGAACGCGGCAACCGGAGAATACGGCGACATGCTCGCTGCCGGTATCGCTGACCCCGTGAAGGTGACCCGTTCGGCTCTGCTGAACGCCGCCTCTATCGCAGGACTGTTCCTCACCACTGAGGCTGTTGTTGCGGAGAAGCCTGAGCCTGCTTCGGCAGCTCCCGCCGGTGACCCCACCGGAGGAATGGACTTCTAA
- a CDS encoding sensor histidine kinase: protein MRRLFLFALLGVSIVALLLSDIPFGLYLYQVERDRLITQLQRDAFILGGRAEDALEDSNTTGLDTTRDLAIAYRDEGGARVVIVNTAGTAVVTNDPTDSREGLNYGTRPEIAEALTGRVATGQRYSDTLQIELVYVAVPIYSGDSVVGAVRLTFNEQAIDDAVTRSLWGVYLVAFITLVFAIGLAFVISRVLSRNLVHLGDIATRLSHGDLSARADEPDGPKEVKELAQNVNQMATRLETLVQEQKSFAADASHQLRTPLTALQLRIERVREGLPDNPELGERFDEIDGELSRMRRLIEGLLALGRSSVEDVTRAPQDIGAIVRERVEHWRSLAEESDVSIQVASPESAIVWAVPTATEQIIDNYIDNALSVMPDGGELHIDVAVSDGETEVRVRDTGPGISAEDAERAFDRFWRGGATHEGTGLGLAVVKQLALSSGARVSLEPHPEGGTVARATFSRTA, encoded by the coding sequence ATGAGACGGCTGTTTCTTTTCGCTTTGCTCGGTGTGAGCATCGTCGCGCTGTTACTTTCCGATATTCCCTTCGGGCTTTACCTCTACCAGGTCGAGCGCGATCGACTCATCACCCAATTGCAGCGCGACGCCTTTATTTTGGGTGGCCGAGCAGAAGACGCCCTGGAAGATTCGAATACGACGGGCCTCGATACCACCCGGGATTTGGCCATTGCTTATCGCGATGAGGGCGGGGCTCGAGTGGTCATTGTGAACACCGCAGGAACCGCGGTCGTCACCAACGACCCCACAGATTCTCGCGAGGGGTTGAACTATGGCACTCGGCCTGAAATTGCCGAAGCTCTCACCGGACGAGTCGCTACCGGGCAGCGTTATTCCGACACCCTCCAAATCGAACTGGTGTATGTGGCGGTGCCGATTTATAGCGGCGACAGCGTCGTCGGGGCCGTTCGGCTGACCTTTAACGAACAAGCAATCGACGACGCGGTCACCCGCTCATTGTGGGGGGTGTATCTCGTTGCCTTCATCACTTTGGTGTTCGCCATTGGGTTGGCCTTCGTAATCTCACGGGTGCTCTCGCGCAACCTGGTCCATTTGGGCGATATCGCCACCCGGCTTTCTCATGGCGACCTCAGCGCTCGCGCTGATGAACCTGACGGACCAAAAGAGGTCAAAGAGTTGGCTCAAAACGTGAACCAGATGGCCACCCGATTAGAGACCCTTGTCCAGGAGCAAAAATCTTTCGCTGCTGATGCCTCACACCAGTTGCGCACCCCACTCACCGCGCTGCAACTGCGGATCGAACGCGTCCGGGAGGGCCTCCCCGACAACCCCGAATTGGGGGAACGTTTTGATGAAATTGATGGCGAGCTCTCCCGAATGCGTCGCCTCATCGAAGGCCTGCTCGCACTCGGACGCTCCAGCGTGGAGGACGTCACCAGAGCACCCCAAGACATTGGGGCGATTGTTCGTGAACGGGTCGAGCATTGGCGCAGTTTGGCTGAAGAATCCGACGTCAGTATTCAGGTAGCCTCACCCGAATCGGCCATCGTGTGGGCAGTCCCCACCGCGACAGAACAGATCATCGACAATTACATCGACAACGCGCTCTCTGTTATGCCAGACGGCGGAGAACTACACATCGACGTCGCGGTGTCCGATGGGGAAACCGAAGTCCGGGTGAGAGATACCGGACCGGGGATTAGTGCTGAGGATGCTGAGCGGGCCTTTGACCGTTTTTGGCGGGGAGGTGCCACTCACGAAGGCACTGGGCTTGGACTCGCGGTCGTCAAACAGTTGGCGCTCTCCAGCGGGGCTCGGGTATCACTGGAGCCACACCCTGAAGGCGGCACGGTTGCCCGCGCAACCTTTTCCCGCACCGCTTAG
- a CDS encoding response regulator transcription factor, with product MRILVVEDDAGIAGPIIESIENLGWSPTHASTGRQALTLLTSSDFDCVVLDLGLPDMDGGEIVRVVRQSSNIPIIVASARPDEADRILALELGADDYLVKPFGIRELIARIRAVNRRHTDSAPGTADDSALQLGALVVDQRTRQVQLAGQEIELTPKEFDVLAYLAAEPGTVFRRDALLSDVWDINWYGSTKTLDAHVASIRRKLGDPSWIESVRGVGFRLVEPQ from the coding sequence GTGCGGATACTTGTTGTAGAAGATGATGCCGGCATTGCGGGCCCCATTATCGAGTCCATCGAAAACCTTGGTTGGTCGCCCACCCACGCGTCAACGGGGCGCCAAGCGTTGACGTTACTGACCAGTAGCGACTTTGACTGCGTGGTATTGGATCTCGGTTTACCCGATATGGATGGGGGCGAAATCGTTCGAGTTGTCCGTCAGAGTTCTAACATTCCCATCATTGTGGCCAGTGCCCGCCCAGATGAGGCGGACAGGATTTTAGCCCTCGAACTGGGTGCCGATGATTACCTCGTCAAACCTTTCGGCATACGAGAACTCATTGCCCGAATCCGCGCAGTGAACCGCCGCCACACCGATTCGGCACCGGGGACCGCCGACGATAGTGCCCTCCAGCTGGGCGCGCTAGTAGTTGATCAACGAACGCGTCAGGTACAACTGGCGGGTCAAGAGATCGAACTCACCCCCAAAGAATTTGACGTATTGGCCTACCTAGCAGCGGAACCAGGAACAGTGTTTCGCCGTGACGCCCTGTTAAGCGACGTGTGGGACATCAACTGGTACGGCAGCACCAAAACCCTCGACGCACACGTCGCATCGATTCGCCGAAAACTGGGCGACCCCTCCTGGATTGAATCTGTGCGCGGAGTCGGATTTCGCCTCGTGGAACCCCAATGA
- a CDS encoding FAD:protein FMN transferase, translating to MDFSASTLNPADEAVLAAVIGDGTTPVVHSRPFKAMGANASITLVGGHPHLVDDAIGLAAELEGLWTRFSPDSDISLLNWSEGTPIEVDPRTATLVDYMQRAWKDTGGAFDPTLLPQLLLEGYTHSVVDATRGTTLPDSARAPGQLGDIIIEGNIITVPKGTTLDAGGIGKGFAADLIVDFCRSAGAMGAMVELGGDLRVDGFSPRGRGWRIGVENPLNLDSHVSVVEIESGGLATSSQLKRRFHNAQGKETHHLIDSHSGESLESDSLSVTVLAPTAWQAEVMTKVGFQKSPADFLHVSRRKGLRVGVFTSDGSWTRSSDWPEYRA from the coding sequence ATGGACTTTTCTGCTTCCACACTAAACCCGGCCGATGAGGCTGTGCTCGCAGCAGTGATTGGAGATGGCACAACACCCGTTGTGCACTCGCGCCCTTTTAAAGCGATGGGGGCGAATGCCTCAATCACATTGGTGGGTGGACACCCCCACCTTGTTGATGATGCGATCGGCTTAGCGGCCGAGCTTGAAGGGCTGTGGACGCGGTTTAGCCCTGATTCGGATATTAGTCTTCTCAACTGGTCAGAGGGAACACCAATAGAGGTGGATCCGCGCACAGCCACGCTCGTGGACTACATGCAGAGGGCGTGGAAGGATACCGGCGGCGCGTTTGACCCCACACTGCTACCCCAGCTTCTTCTCGAGGGCTACACCCACTCTGTGGTTGATGCCACCCGAGGAACCACTTTGCCCGATTCGGCGAGAGCTCCAGGGCAGCTGGGAGACATCATTATCGAAGGCAACATCATCACGGTGCCCAAGGGCACGACGTTGGACGCCGGCGGTATTGGTAAGGGTTTCGCGGCTGACCTCATTGTGGACTTTTGCCGTTCAGCGGGCGCGATGGGCGCCATGGTGGAACTGGGGGGCGACCTTCGAGTGGACGGCTTCTCGCCCCGTGGTCGCGGTTGGCGCATTGGCGTAGAAAACCCGCTCAATCTTGATTCGCACGTCTCGGTGGTGGAGATTGAGTCGGGAGGTTTGGCGACATCTAGCCAGTTAAAGCGTCGCTTTCACAACGCCCAGGGGAAAGAAACGCACCACCTTATTGATTCGCACAGTGGTGAAAGCCTGGAGTCTGATTCGTTGTCGGTCACAGTACTCGCGCCCACTGCCTGGCAGGCTGAGGTGATGACCAAAGTGGGTTTTCAGAAAAGCCCCGCTGACTTCCTCCACGTGTCAAGGCGTAAAGGCTTGCGCGTGGGGGTCTTTACGAGCGACGGTTCATGGACTAGGTCATCGGATTGGCCCGAATATCGTGCTTGA